From one Plasmodium chabaudi chabaudi strain AS genome assembly, chromosome: 4 genomic stretch:
- a CDS encoding 60S acidic ribosomal protein P2, putative encodes MAMKYVAAYLMCVLGGNENPGKKEIKNVLSAVNAEVEEEVLGSLLDSLKGKTYHELITEGLKKLQNVGGGGAVAAAAPVAGDAGDSKKEEKKEEKEEEEEEEDDLGFSLFG; translated from the coding sequence ATGGCTATGAAATACGTTGCAGCTTATCTTATGTGCGTTTTGGGAGGAAATGAAAACCCCggaaaaaaggaaattaaGAATGTATTAAGTGCAGTAAATGCAGAAGTTGAAGAAGAAGTTTTAGGTAGCTTATTAGATTCATTAAAGGGAAAGACTTATCATGAATTAATAACCGAAGGATTAAAGAAATTACAAAATGTTGGAGGAGGTGGTGCTGTCGCTGCTGCTGCCCCAGTAGCAGGTGATGCTGGAGATTCTAAGaaagaagaaaagaaagaagaaaaagaagaggaagaagaagaagaagacGATTTAGGATTTTCCTTATTCGGTTAA